In Shinella sp. XGS7, a single genomic region encodes these proteins:
- a CDS encoding glutaredoxin family protein yields the protein MSRVRWKELAVLAGLVGLFWGGAQWAGGREAQRQGEALRELARPGDILMLSSTTCVFCKRASAWLQEQQVPHRECYIERDAACLAEYQARGARGTPTFVVRGQTVLGFDPQRLRAILRPPA from the coding sequence ATGAGCCGAGTGCGATGGAAGGAGCTGGCCGTGCTGGCCGGCCTGGTGGGATTGTTCTGGGGCGGGGCCCAGTGGGCCGGCGGCCGCGAGGCGCAGCGCCAGGGCGAGGCTCTGCGCGAGCTGGCCCGGCCGGGGGACATCCTGATGCTGTCCTCCACCACCTGCGTGTTCTGCAAGCGCGCCAGCGCCTGGCTGCAGGAGCAGCAGGTGCCGCACCGTGAGTGCTACATCGAGCGCGACGCGGCCTGCCTGGCCGAGTACCAGGCCCGCGGCGCCCGCGGCACGCCCACCTTCGTGGTACGGGGCCAGACCGTGCTGGGCTTCGACCCCCAGCGCCTGCGTGCGATCTTGCGACCGCCGGCTTGA
- a CDS encoding RidA family protein: MSLQRFDVGARLSEMAVYNGVAYLAGQVPEDASQDITGQTAQVLAAIDRLLARAGTDKSKILMAQIFIKDLAEFPGLNAAWDAWVPAGHTPPRATVQAHLAKPEWKVEIVVTAAV, encoded by the coding sequence ATGAGTCTGCAACGCTTCGACGTCGGCGCCCGCCTGTCCGAGATGGCCGTGTACAACGGCGTGGCCTATCTGGCCGGCCAGGTGCCGGAAGACGCCAGCCAGGACATCACCGGCCAGACGGCCCAGGTGCTGGCCGCCATCGACCGCCTGCTGGCCCGCGCCGGCACCGACAAGAGCAAGATCCTGATGGCCCAGATCTTCATCAAGGACCTGGCCGAGTTCCCGGGCCTGAACGCCGCCTGGGACGCCTGGGTGCCGGCTGGCCACACCCCGCCGCGCGCCACCGTGCAGGCCCACCTCGCCAAGCCGGAGTGGAAGGTCGAGATCGTCGTCACGGCGGCGGTCTGA
- a CDS encoding MBL fold metallo-hydrolase encodes MPIELFKRGTHRCLMFADFHEEDGEAVQSNQFLLLHGQAGAILDPGGNVAYNPLYLGLTQELPLNRLSAILASHADPDIIASLDRWMTATQAPVYISRVWERFVPHFCKPGKTQGRIIGLPDAGARLRLGQGEDSFELLALPAHFLHAEGNFQFYDPLSRILFSGDLGASLGVQPGRIIERLDAAHVGRMEGFHRRYMVSNKVMRLWAAMVRELDIAMIVPQHGAPMAGAAVGEFIRWAEELACGIDLMGPAQYRVPA; translated from the coding sequence ATGCCGATCGAGCTTTTCAAGCGGGGCACGCACCGCTGCCTGATGTTCGCCGACTTCCACGAGGAGGATGGCGAGGCCGTGCAGTCCAACCAGTTCCTGCTGCTGCACGGGCAGGCGGGGGCCATCCTGGACCCCGGCGGCAATGTGGCCTACAACCCGCTCTACCTGGGCCTGACGCAGGAGCTGCCCCTGAACCGGCTCTCGGCCATTCTGGCCTCGCATGCCGACCCCGACATCATTGCCTCGCTGGACCGCTGGATGACGGCGACCCAGGCGCCGGTCTATATCTCGCGGGTTTGGGAGCGCTTCGTGCCCCACTTCTGCAAGCCCGGCAAGACCCAGGGCCGCATCATCGGCCTGCCGGATGCCGGCGCACGCCTGCGCCTGGGGCAGGGCGAGGACAGCTTCGAACTGCTGGCCCTGCCGGCGCATTTCCTGCATGCCGAGGGCAACTTCCAGTTCTACGACCCGCTCAGCCGCATCCTCTTCTCCGGCGATCTGGGTGCCTCCCTGGGCGTGCAGCCCGGGCGCATCATCGAGCGCCTGGACGCCGCCCATGTGGGCCGCATGGAGGGCTTTCACCGCCGCTATATGGTCAGCAACAAGGTCATGCGCCTGTGGGCGGCCATGGTGCGAGAGCTGGACATCGCGATGATCGTGCCCCAGCACGGCGCGCCCATGGCCGGCGCCGCGGTGGGTGAATTCATCCGCTGGGCCGAGGAACTGGCCTGCGGCATCGACCTGATGGGGCCGGCCCAGTACCGCGTGCCGGCCTGA
- a CDS encoding imelysin family protein encodes MKPVLLSLGLALAPLAVLAQPATPAVAAAAQSATPAAVAQHYAALVHAGYADTLASARLLQQHIQALVAQPSAEHLTAARQAWLAAREFYGQTEAFRFYGGPIDDDKGPEGRLNAWPMDESYVDRVSGKQASGLINKRGFKISKASLAAQNERGGEENVATGWHAIEFLLWGQDLSPTGPGDRSFEDYVDGKAPNADRRRQYLSVVTELLIDDLGFLVKAWAPGVKTNYRARFERGGQESLRKMLVGLGSLSRGELAGERLEVALASQDQEDEHSCFSDNTHRDAVNNALGIQNVWLGRYQRADGSQLQGPALRDLVAAQDAALAERLSVQIATSVAAAEKIQAPFDQEILGAKDAPGRLRIQATIDSLTAQSKLLVEAAGAIGIRKLTLVQP; translated from the coding sequence ATGAAACCTGTACTCCTGTCCCTGGGCCTGGCCCTGGCGCCCCTGGCCGTGCTGGCCCAGCCGGCCACGCCGGCGGTGGCCGCGGCCGCGCAGTCGGCCACCCCGGCCGCGGTGGCCCAGCACTATGCCGCCCTGGTGCATGCGGGCTATGCCGACACCCTGGCCAGCGCGCGGCTGCTGCAGCAGCACATCCAGGCCCTGGTGGCCCAGCCCTCGGCCGAGCACCTGACGGCGGCGCGCCAGGCCTGGCTGGCGGCGCGCGAGTTCTACGGCCAGACCGAGGCCTTCCGCTTCTACGGTGGCCCCATCGACGATGACAAGGGCCCCGAGGGCCGGCTCAATGCCTGGCCCATGGACGAGAGCTATGTGGACCGCGTGAGCGGCAAGCAGGCCAGCGGCCTGATCAACAAGCGCGGCTTCAAGATCAGTAAGGCCAGCCTCGCGGCGCAGAACGAGCGTGGCGGCGAGGAGAACGTGGCCACCGGCTGGCATGCCATCGAGTTCCTGCTCTGGGGGCAAGACCTGTCCCCCACCGGCCCGGGTGATCGCAGCTTCGAGGACTATGTGGACGGCAAGGCGCCCAATGCCGACCGCCGCCGCCAGTACCTCAGCGTGGTGACCGAGCTGCTGATCGATGACCTCGGCTTCCTGGTCAAGGCCTGGGCGCCCGGCGTCAAGACCAATTACCGCGCCCGCTTCGAGCGAGGCGGCCAGGAATCGCTGCGCAAGATGCTGGTGGGCCTGGGCTCGCTCTCGCGCGGTGAGCTGGCCGGCGAGCGCCTGGAGGTGGCCCTGGCCAGCCAGGACCAGGAGGACGAGCATTCCTGCTTCTCCGACAACACCCACCGCGATGCGGTCAACAACGCCCTGGGCATCCAGAACGTCTGGCTGGGGCGCTACCAGCGTGCCGACGGCAGCCAGCTGCAGGGCCCGGCCCTGCGCGATCTGGTGGCGGCCCAGGACGCGGCCCTGGCCGAGCGCCTGAGCGTGCAGATCGCCACCTCGGTGGCGGCGGCGGAGAAGATCCAGGCACCGTTTGACCAGGAGATCCTGGGCGCCAAGGACGCGCCGGGCCGCCTGCGCATCCAGGCCACCATCGACAGCCTGACGGCCCAGAGCAAGCTGCTGGTCGAGGCGGCTGGCGCCATCGGCATTCGCAAGCTGACCCTGGTCCAGCCGTGA
- a CDS encoding aminoacyl-tRNA deacylase: MSKKHVSETPATQMLRRHGVEFGEHVYDYVEHGGTAESSRQLGVAEHEVVKTLVMQDEKAQPLIVLMHGDCQVSLKELARQIPCKKVEPCKPEVAQRHSGYMVGGTSPFGTRKDMPVFVERSILALPRILINGGRRGYLVSLAPHWLPELLEARGVDCALREA; this comes from the coding sequence ATGTCCAAGAAGCATGTCAGCGAAACCCCCGCCACCCAGATGCTGCGCCGGCATGGCGTCGAGTTCGGCGAGCATGTCTACGACTATGTGGAGCATGGCGGCACGGCCGAGAGCTCGCGCCAGCTGGGCGTGGCCGAGCATGAGGTGGTCAAGACCCTGGTGATGCAGGATGAGAAGGCTCAGCCCCTGATCGTGCTGATGCATGGCGACTGCCAGGTCAGCCTCAAGGAGCTGGCGCGCCAGATCCCCTGCAAGAAGGTGGAGCCCTGCAAGCCCGAGGTGGCCCAGCGCCACAGCGGCTATATGGTGGGCGGCACCTCGCCCTTCGGCACCCGCAAGGACATGCCGGTCTTCGTGGAGCGCAGCATCCTGGCGCTGCCGCGCATCCTGATCAATGGCGGGCGACGCGGCTATCTGGTCAGCCTGGCGCCGCACTGGCTGCCTGAGCTGCTGGAGGCCCGCGGCGTGGACTGCGCCTTGCGCGAGGCCTGA
- a CDS encoding di-heme oxidoredictase family protein has translation MSLQTWSFAAGAGLLALLGGAVVAKAPPAEELTGGATTVYADGRNAFSFPAANLDDAERTRFAIGNSFFRRNWVEAPASTTARDGLGPHFIARSCGGCHVQDGRGAPPEFRRGLHEPPVALLMRLSVPGQDAHGGPQPEPVYGDQFNNAAVSGVRPEGQVVLRYETLRGRFKDGTPYSLLKPHYGFKDLGYGPLAAELMISPRIAPQLIGVGLLEAIPEAEILRNAAEQAAAPGPIKGQVNRVWDAFAGTEMLGRFGWKANVATVAHQTAAAFLGDMGITSTPFPREACTPQQTDCLAAPRGAKGQGVEIDDKTLADVIFYQAVLAPPARRGVDDQQVRRGQALFAQAQCASCHRPRYTTAAGPFPSLSSPALQGQTIWPYTDLLLHDMGEGLADGRPDYRASGRQWKTPPLWGIGLIKDVNGHQRLLHDGRARGVLEAVLWHGGEAEAARQQVLGMSRAEREALVKFVESL, from the coding sequence GTGAGCCTGCAGACCTGGAGCTTTGCCGCCGGGGCGGGCCTGCTGGCCCTGCTGGGCGGTGCGGTGGTGGCCAAGGCGCCGCCGGCCGAGGAACTCACGGGCGGCGCCACCACGGTCTATGCCGATGGGCGCAATGCCTTCTCCTTTCCCGCGGCCAATCTGGACGATGCCGAGCGCACCCGCTTTGCCATCGGCAACAGCTTTTTTCGCCGCAACTGGGTGGAAGCTCCGGCTTCCACCACGGCCCGCGACGGCCTGGGCCCGCACTTCATCGCCCGCAGCTGCGGCGGCTGCCATGTGCAGGACGGGCGCGGCGCGCCACCGGAGTTCCGGCGCGGTCTGCATGAGCCGCCGGTGGCCCTGCTGATGCGGCTCTCGGTGCCGGGCCAGGACGCGCATGGCGGCCCCCAGCCCGAGCCGGTCTATGGCGATCAGTTCAACAACGCCGCGGTCTCGGGCGTGCGGCCCGAGGGTCAGGTCGTGCTGCGCTACGAGACCCTGCGCGGCCGCTTCAAGGACGGCACGCCCTATAGCCTGCTTAAACCCCACTACGGCTTCAAGGACCTGGGCTACGGACCCCTGGCCGCCGAGCTGATGATCAGCCCGCGCATCGCGCCCCAGCTGATCGGCGTGGGTCTGCTGGAGGCGATTCCCGAGGCCGAGATCCTGCGCAATGCCGCGGAGCAGGCGGCGGCGCCGGGGCCGATCAAGGGCCAGGTCAACCGGGTCTGGGACGCCTTTGCCGGCACCGAGATGCTGGGCCGCTTCGGCTGGAAGGCCAATGTGGCCACAGTGGCCCACCAGACGGCCGCTGCCTTTCTGGGCGATATGGGCATCACCTCCACACCGTTCCCTCGCGAGGCCTGCACGCCGCAGCAGACCGACTGCCTGGCCGCCCCGCGCGGCGCCAAGGGCCAGGGCGTGGAGATCGATGACAAGACCCTGGCCGATGTGATCTTCTACCAGGCCGTGCTGGCGCCGCCGGCCCGCCGCGGCGTGGACGATCAGCAGGTGCGCCGCGGCCAGGCCCTGTTCGCCCAGGCCCAGTGCGCCAGCTGCCATCGGCCCCGCTACACCACGGCGGCCGGTCCCTTCCCCAGCCTCAGCAGCCCGGCGCTGCAAGGCCAGACCATCTGGCCCTACACCGATCTGCTGCTGCACGATATGGGCGAGGGCCTGGCCGACGGCCGGCCCGACTACCGCGCCAGCGGCCGCCAGTGGAAGACGCCGCCGCTGTGGGGCATAGGCCTGATCAAGGATGTGAACGGCCACCAGCGCCTGCTGCATGACGGCCGCGCCCGCGGCGTGCTGGAGGCCGTGCTCTGGCATGGCGGCGAGGCCGAGGCGGCGCGCCAGCAGGTGCTGGGCATGAGCCGGGCCGAGCGCGAGGCCCTGGTGAAATTTGTGGAGTCGCTCTGA